atatTCTTGGATTGGCTGTGGAAGAGACAACAATACTTACTGTCAGAGACCCCCATTGCAAAgaagagaagatacctatacctggcagctgatCTAGCCATTGttagagagcagcagaaaaggctggcagaggaagaagagaaacaaaaggcaaccccacctcgaagaaagatacaaacaaaggaaagtgtgggtcagggaatggttaaccagaaggcacgagtttggacagtatgacagtctactgactgaactccacagggaagatcaaaggggctacaaaaactacctcagaatcacacctgacctgttccaagagatggttgagaagttaacccctcacctgcagaagcagtccaccttcatgagagaaccgcttcaagttggactcaagctggctgccaccctccgctttttagccactggaaattcctatcaaagtctgcagtacagcttcagggttgaagcaagtaccatctgcaagttcatacccgaggtgtgtaaagccatcatcgcggtctacaaggacgaagtgctgcgctgccccaaaactgaagaggactggaaggaagttgaTGCCAGGTTCAGCTCTAGATGGAATTACCACGACTGTCTGgtggctgtggacggaaagcacatcgccataaagaagccacgcaatgctggtTCTTACtattacaactacaagggcttccacagtaTTGTACTGATTtcagtggcagatgctacctacaagttcctctgtATGGATGTtagggcagagggtggtgcgtcggatggaggaacatggagcaacagttccctgcatgatgctgtagaagacaacagagctggagtgcctcaaccagaaccactccccaATGaggaccacccagtgccctatcacttcgtagtgGATgatgcctttgctctccgaacctggatgatgaaaccattctcccatcggtcacaagtcctacgagaacgcatatatagctacaggttgtctcgtgcccgacgtgtcgtggagaatgcctttggaattttaagtcaaaggtgcCATTGCTTCAACACGATgatgcagcagaaccccgacaccatcaacctgatcaccatgtgtgcctgtgtcctgcacaaccttatcctcatcagatacccacatGCTATTTCAGAAGTGGACTatgaagatccggacacacatgatctgatccctggtggatggaggactgagcaacactTGCAGGAGCTggtgcctctaaccggccatcatacccagaaggatgctaaggatcagcgagactacctttcacattactacatgtcccctgctggtgctgtcccttggcaagaaagaattgtagtagctccatgagctgtatagttgttccattttgttaataaaagaaacgtatctttttcgtgtgtATTTTATTGTTGCCCTTTAtctttttaaataagaaagcattttatttacattaaaacagcagacatcaaatatgtacaagtatcacagtccaattatttacaaatatttacaagtgtctcatctcatctcagtcattGTCCTTGCTGGTTTTGTtttttttgccctttattttttggtttatttttctttcctttttgttttttttttttatttttttttcgtgttcattttctttcactttattttaaggttatacagaaaaataagtgttttgaaataagaattcattttatttacattaaaacagcaaacatcaataTTTTTGGGGTTTATTtgtctttcctttttgttttgttttaaattttttttttcgtttccattttgtttaactttattttaaggttatagagaaaaataagtgttttgaaaaaagaaagcattttatttacattaaaacagcagacatcaaatatgtacaagtatcacagtccaattatttacaaatatttacaagtgtctcatctcatctcagtcattgtccttgctggtattttttttttttttgccctttattttttggtttatttttctttcctttttgttttgctttttttttcgtgtccactttctttcactttattttaaggttatacaaaaaactaagtgttttgaaataagaattcattttatttacattaaaacagcaaacatcaaaattttttgggtttatttatctttcctttttattattttttcgtttcctttttctttctctttattttaaggttatagagaaaaataagtgttttgaaataagaaatcattttatttacaataaaacagcaaacatcaaaaatatttggtttatttttctttcctttttattttttcgtttccattttctttctctttattttaaggttatagagaaaaataagggTTTTGAAATAGGAAATCATttgatttacattaaaacagcaaacatcagacatgtacaattatcacagtccaattatttacaaatatttacaagtgttttgaaataagaaagcattttatttacattaaaacagcaaacatcgaATAGgctatgtacaagtatcacagtccaattatttacaaatatttacaagtgttttgaaataagaattcattttatttacattaaaacagcaaacatcgaATAGGCTATGTACaattatcacagtccaattatttacaaatatttacaagtgttttgaaataagaattcattttatttacattaaaacagcaaacatcaaaattttttgggtttatttatctttcctttttattattttttcgtttccattttctttctctttattttaaggttatagagaaaaataagtgttttgaaataagaaatcattttatttacaataaaacagcaaacatcaaaaatatttggtttatttttctttcctttttattactttttcgtttccattttctttcactttattttaaggttatacagaaaaataagtgttttgaaataagaattcattttatttacattaaaacagcaaacatcaaaatttttggggtttatttttctttcctttttattatattttcgtttccatttttctctttattttaaggttatagagaaaaataagtgttttgaaataagaaataatttaatttacattaaacagcaaacataaaaaatttttttggtttatttttctttcctttttattttttcgtttccattttctttctctttattttaaggttatagagaaaaataagggTTTTGAAATAGGAAATCATttgatttacattaaaacagcaaacatcagacatgtacaattatcacagtccaattatttacaaatatttacaagtgttttgaaataagaaagcattttatttacattaaaacagcaaacatcgaATAGgctatgtacaagtatcacagtccaattatttacaaatattcacaAGTGTCACatatctcagtcagtgtccttgctggtagttTTACTGCTGCGTGGGGATGCCTcctggactggtggggtgttgagttccttggatgtgtagaggggtgagggtgacatgccctcttctaggttgctctcgacAGACCCTGGTgtcaggaccgggaagctgagtggtgtcagaggtgtcttgaatgtggctgacagcgacgacaatgaGGGTGTTGGTGAAGGatcctggacaagggtgggtgacaaTAATGAAGTTGATGGTGAAGgaacctggacaagggtggctgacggtggaggtggcatccctggttgccactccgtggtacggggccaagaagactggcctgaatactgtagtgactggggcggcatccaggatggatgactggctggacgatgctgctgttgctgctctggcggtgcctgcgaggatgctggttgaggtggatgccagagctgctgctgctgagggggctgccaaggttgctgctgatgtgggcctggccaggtcatcatgattggttgttgatgtggctgctggtAGACCTGAAgccgctgcctgtagcggtgtacaaggttgaggcagtctatctggaattcatgccagtagtcctctgggatggcatgcatgtggccttccagcaggcacgaaaaatcgtgaACGATCTTGTGCTGGCCAGTGAACGAGGTCCACAAGGAAtctgctttggacatgatctgaaacatacaaacattgttacaatttagtacagcattttaatgcaacatattgcacattctatgtcaaaaacaatggatgaaactggaatacaatctacatgtagacattgggattctcacaTTTTTCACTACAGTACTGATTTCCTTGTGGGACACCCAGGTGTCGCTGGGTGTGGTGTCTGTTGTTGggctggaccgcttcc
The nucleotide sequence above comes from Palaemon carinicauda isolate YSFRI2023 chromosome 18, ASM3689809v2, whole genome shotgun sequence. Encoded proteins:
- the LOC137657264 gene encoding putative nuclease HARBI1 — protein: MDDEVLRCPKTEEDWKEVDARFSSRWNYHDCLVAVDGKHIAIKKPRNAGSYYYNYKGFHSIVLISVADATYKFLCMDVRAEGGASDGGTWSNSSLHDAVEDNRAGVPQPEPLPNEDHPVPYHFVVDDAFALRTWMMKPFSHRSQVLRERIYSYRLSRARRVVENAFGILSQRCHCFNTMMQQNPDTINLITMCACVLHNLILIRYPHAISEVDYEDPDTHDLIPGGWRTEQHLQELVPLTGHHTQKDAKDQL